tattccacgcagcattttttatgtcgttatcatgtctcccctgacccacctgtcctccaatgtcgtcagtgcgctttcccttaacctttcttcgtaggacatacccctgagctctggaactagccttgttgcaaacctttgcactttctctaatttcttgacgtgtttgaccaggtgtgggtttcaaaccggtgctgcatactccagtatgggcctgatgtacacggtgtacaatgtcttgaacgaatccttactaaggtatcgaactctattctcaggtttgccaggcgcccgtatgctgcagcagttatctggttgatgtgtgcctccggagacatggtCGGTGTAATGGTCACCccaggatctttctccttgagcgaggtttgcagttcttggccacctagtctatactcagcgtgtgtgtgtgtatgtgcaagcGTGAgagtcggtgtgtgtgtgtgtgtaggtgtgtactcacctaattgtggctgcaggggtcgattcacagctcctggccccgcctcttcagtgattactactaggccactctctccctgctccatgaggtttatcatacctcttcttaaagcattGTATGGTACctgtctccactacctcactatgtgtgtgtgtaggtgcgtgtgcCTGTGTGTAGGTGTACGAGCGTGTTTAGGTGTGCATGGGTAGGTGTGTGTGCGCGTATAaaggtgtgtatgcatgtgtaagtgtgtaggtaggtgtgtttgtgtgtgtgtaggtaggtatgtgtgcgtgtgtagatgtgtaggtaggtgtgtactcacctagttgtggttgtaggggtcgattcagagTTCCTGACCTCGCCTCTTAATTGGCCGCTactgggtgtgtaggtgtgtaggtatgtgcgtgtgtaggtgtgtaggtaggtgtgtgtgcatgtgtatgtgtataggtaggtgtgtgtgcatgtgtaggtaggtgtgtgtgcaagtgtaggtatgtgtgcattattgcgacccctgaatgggtgacaatgtatataatgtatattacctgctcatataattttatattgcttatatttgcgatattagttaaatcgtaaatatattgctttatattattatttgacttagttatattattaggtaggatgtaacatttatatattattcagtgctcatagttcgagtgttaagtagctgacagcattgtctaactactgtaatttttGCTCtgcttgttgggggggggggcttctgtgttgctgggcagcagcagtccaccgagagtcacgtgatcagggtggggtgatcacacctcacctggagggAGAGTCAGCCTGGCCTGCACTAGCTCTTGTCTGTTTGATGTTGCTTCTCACAAGACGTGCCTCTCTAGCTCTCCCTTGTGgtcccttgttggaagatcgtctctgtcgcttttttgttgttggttctgtgtaactgttcacagaacatagcctagacttagggATTTTCGACGATGTGTGTCaaatagacactctgagaaactcaggtcctgagctgtagcttctgacctaatttgtactggtatctgtgcactgtcacagtcggggattttctaatgctgaacttagattcagtagtatgggagttttgtgacttttgtggaggatcttcAGATGGTcgctacttagtgtcgttatattatctccttgttcctgattccgtGTCGctattgcttgttatattgctgttcggcttatcagtcgttttattgttcaagcaagctgttctgattgccaggttggtcaagaagttagtttatgtgaggacttttagtcagtcacttgttaagtctagtcgattcttgagacatagcgaactacttagagcacttacacacatacacacacatacttgtatatatttgtattatgttattaaatgttaacaatgtacaagacggtacttaaaagccataaaaatgtgatatgtgccttcagcacaatactactatATACGAGAGtagtgattattttgattaatttactttgatattatacgcctagacaacttcaTTGTTATTAATAAATGGTCTGgacttttgagactctctgaccgcgcgTTCAaattccgcccgtggtatggtttattaaattttaatttctttagttagtagcctaccagttgtaatcctgaagcactattgaatcttactaaattctaatggataactggaccaggatactgactacttgttacaaaaaaacccagtaacaggctggctgctagaagggcagtcctttctagtattcactggagatctctatgcttattagatatcgcgttttttttTGTAACATGCATGTTTAGGtacgtgtgtgcacgtgtgtaggTGAATAGGtaggtgcactcacctatttgtgattgcaggggtcgaggcatagctcctggccccgcttcttcactaatcgctactaggtcctctctctctctgctccatgagctttatcatacttcgtcttaaaactatgtatggttcctgcttccactacgtcactcggcagactatttcacttcctgacaactctatgactaaaggaatacttcttaacatccatttgactcatctgagtgttcaacttccaattgtgacccttgtttctgtgtcccatctctggaacatactgtctctgtatacgtgtgtgcacgtgtgttcAGGTGTGCGTGCATGTTTAGTtatgcgcgtgcgtgtgtgtataggTGTATGCGTGCACgtgtaggtgtgtgcgtgtgtatgtaggtgtggtgtatgtatatactcacctatgtgtctgcaggggtcgattcacagtttctggctgtgtgtgtgtgtgtactcacttttATGTagtcacctgtatgtggttgcaagggtcgaatctCAGCCCCTGGCCATACCTCTTCGTTGgtcattactaggtccactctctcctggcttcgagagccttatcaaacctcttcttaaacaTATGTACGAATCCTTTCTCCACTTCTTGACTGCTCAAAGgctaaagaaatgcttcttaatatccctgtgattcatctttcAGCTGAGCCCTCGTGTTGCTGTTTCCGTCTATCAAACAATCTGTCCCTGTCTACCCTGTCAGTTTCTCTCCGTAATTTGTACTAGTTACCATGAGAGGCCTGGTAAAAGACCAGGCAGCggaggcattgacccccggaacaccctccaggtagtcctcctgtcctccagtgatatcaggttgagttcccttaacctgaCATCATAGGTTATAcctcttagctcagggactagtctcgttgcaaacctctgcactttcttcaGTGCTAAATACTCCAATACGTGCTTGATGTAAACGGTACACAGCGTCGTGAATGTTTCCTTACTCAGATCAGGTCGTGGGGCTCCTGAGTGGTTTGCTGCAAGTAGTGCAGTTCTTACTTTTTAGATTTTTTAAGTTGATTAAGTTGCAATAATATTGTTACTTTTTCTGTATAATGCTTACATAAGCAAGGTGTTTATCTGATATGCTAGTTAAATAATCGCGagttaagaacataaaggagtaGCACTGCAGCATCCTACTGGTCCATGTCAGGttagatttgagagggacctaccaAGTACCTTTactacactgcctctcaatgattacattcttacttctactagtagtTTCCACCTCTTCTGTCATCAAGATTTTCTGCGCCTCACCTTGCCAGTATATAGCATTCCGTTctgttgcttcagcttcacattgttccaaacTATGGAGCCAAACTcttgctccaggctgagggactgaccacctcaaaactatgtcTACGAaggcgatggactgattacatcgtctttacatctttaCTGCTTTTGCTAcgtcctctgtattcgactgaagaaacctacagtgtaggcgaaacgtttcggaataaaaatatctaactgttgcacatgtgtcttacttatgaacttgtcggtgttgtataccattatcatttgcacaagctaggcaggtccaacttacacccactcaCGTACTtgttttaacctatttttaaaactacacaagattTTTCCTTCAAAGACGTTACTCGGAAGTTGGTTctactcattcacaactctgttatcaaaccagtgcttatCTACATCCtttttatatcattttttttcgaatttaatacgttgctgcgagtcctgtcttggttagatattttttagAGCGTTAATAATAtcccttttttttcttcctgtctcccgttatacacctcagtcatatctttCTTAATTTTAAGCCTTTCCAGAGAATAGAGATTCACTGCCCTTAATCTGttctcgtaggaaagatttctgatatactatatcaactttgtcatcctactCTCGAAGTTTTCCAGGGCAATTATAAAACAAAGAATCTATTAGATTTATTGGCAactcttatgcactgttgtcttggctttagattattGTTAAAGCAGGAAATATTTGTATGTGTACGGATAATGACCTAATGGGGATGGGGCGCCTACCACAGCTATAAAGCATCTAGGACATTGTACCATGGAAACATTTGGGACCTGGGATCATTTCTGAGACCCGAGACCCTGTTTCTGGGTACTGGAACCTTGCTCCTGGGACCCGGGACCTTGTTCCTGGGACCCAGGACCTTGTTCCTGGGATCCGGGACAATGTTCCTGGGGCCCGGGACCTTGTATTAATGCTGGTAgaacggtttgacaaagctcctggagagcgaaacgttgccacagcaaaatgtcacattagttgtacttgtatccttttacctaacacccGGGACCTTGTACCAGGGACCCGGGACCTTGTTCAAGGGACCCGGGACCTTATTCAAGGGATCCAGGACCTTGTTCCTGGGACCCCGGACCTTGTTCCAGAGACCCAAGACCTTGCTCCTAGGAACTGGGACCTCGAACCTTGTTCCTGGGACCAGGGACCTTGTTCCTGGAATCTTGTTCCCGGTACCTGGTACCTTGTTCCTGGGATCAGGTACCTGGGACCTGGTTCCTGGGATCTTGTGGAGTAAACAAGGTCTCAGCAACAAAACGCATCTATAATAAAATGTCCTAAgtgcgttattattattattattgttcttgttaAGGGTCACACAGCATTATGGGTATGATATAGCAGGTTTTCAGCAAAGATATTAAACTTACGATGGGGGCTATCCTACATAAatgacactatgtatgataattgtacttatgtgtacctgtgcctaattAAACTTACTTATAAAGTGTTAAGCATTAATCTTCTTGATAACTTGCGTGATTCCCTGCCATATTTCTTCACTACACGCAAGGATGTTAGCAGGCTCCAGCAGGAAACCTTGACGGCCTTGATCCCTCAACTCCAAGGTATACACATATTTAGTGTGTAGCGCCTCCATTGCCCAGTCATCTGTTGCACCAGACGCTACGTAGTAACCTTCTGCGGCATTCTTTACAGCGTACTCCGTGCCTGTTGCGTTTTTGACAGCTTGTGTGAATACTTGTCCAATGGCGATGAGGTCGTGTTTACCTGGCGCTTCTTCCCCAGTGGACCAGCCCCAGGGATACAACAAGTCCTGCCCATAGCTATGTAGTGCCAACACTAGTTCTAGATTATCCTTGAGCTTCAGCATAGCATCGCGCAGGGCCTTGGTTTCCGGCTCGGAAAAGGCTGATGGTCCTTGGTACACCTCGCTGCAGGGGTTGTTAGAGGCTCCCACGCCGAAATGGGAATCCCAGTTGCGGTTGAGATCGACGCCGTCACACCTGGCACCACCATTAACCCTGCGGTTCTTACGCCAAAGACGATCGGTTATCCAGGTGTAGACATAGCCATCGGGGTTAGCCATGGGTACTATGAACACGTCGACGGAGGATGTGGCTGAAGTGTTAGTGATCATGTGATGGATGAGATGAAGAGCCACAGCTGGAGAGATCCACTCCCTGGCATGCAGACCTGCCATAAATATATGACTTACTATAATGTGCCCCTTATATTGCCATATTAAACTATTATCACAATTATTAAAATAGTCTTAATTGCAATCTATACAATCAACAATAATATctaaacaattcacaactaacccctAAATTAGAAGTAGAAATTAGACATCTCTGTCTTTCCTAGACTAATATTAAGTCTTGAGTTAACAACGGTTCATTTGTAACTTGTGCAGTAGTTGTAAACCGTACTAACCACGGCACCGTCACTCAATTTCCGTGAATTACACCTGTGTCTTTCAACCTTCCTGTGAGTGTGTCACCCCTGGGAAACTCTCTCTCAAACTGAGGCACTAATACATTATAATTAGTGTCATcatgaggagcgctaaacccgtagggtttatAAAGCGCCTGCTGGGGGAtaatggaagacattcaggcttagtGCActaaactggagcacagatccaagtccctacatcaagagcccctcgggagcatcaaggaacctcccttaatcAAGGAGCCAGTTATCCAATTAATTTTTGCTTGTTTGTTTTCCGTCAGATTTCCTTCATTTTTAGTGCACAAGACGAAGTGTTTTCTCTAGTTACTGTAAATATTTGTCAATaagatacctcaaacaacaactgagaaaagactgagaaGAGAACAATTGACTAAAAATGCCCTTTGGCAGGAAGGTGATCctatatgggactacgtaaggttctttggacacttggtgccgcgACGACAATGCttgttgaagatattggccttaccagctaagatatttataaatataaatatagtgaacacttagctgataaaagacagcaaatcgtctacacagccgcccctgcagacgaggtcttgaaagcTGTCGAAggcatctcaacatgggctgtcaagaaatataatttgtaagtatataaattacccctagggggtgttatatcAGCTTATTGCATTcactggtggctgacgatgtacttacttgtttggactcaatggtccgcatatcaccggggtttatgataagtttctaactcacgactttatactcaactgtgcagtcaatagtagtacatcatgagttagaacacttacctgggtatatgtatctgacccgtaattatgcccggatatccgatgagttgattgaagaatagtgttctttaaagaatgtcgcactacactctgttggatcgcaacactcgttgttacactcttcatcaataattgttcacacaaagttatcactgga
The DNA window shown above is from Cherax quadricarinatus isolate ZL_2023a chromosome 21, ASM3850222v1, whole genome shotgun sequence and carries:
- the LOC128689180 gene encoding carboxypeptidase B, whose translation is MIWNLRGCYEVLLVGESSSDVMSVWRVLRWLMVMIVMSDAIMCLPNTRHQVWRVGSRGSNVVQQLLVAGMLDVLNHSGSSRTVRVPPESLTEVKDALQDAGIPYQVLIHDLAAHLQAADEEGRERRSADNSSCTVSSCPAPLNTHYMTFSQMEWYLRDVNTSSPTRITVSSIGKSVEGRNIWLAHILPSQPSDKAVWLEAGLHAREWISPAVALHLIHHMITNTSATSSVDVFIVPMANPDGYVYTWITDRLWRKNRRVNGGARCDGVDLNRNWDSHFGVGASNNPCSEVYQGPSAFSEPETKALRDAMLKLKDNLELVLALHSYGQDLLYPWGWSTGEEAPGKHDLIAIGQVFTQAVKNATGTEYAVKNAAEGYYVASGATDDWAMEALHTKYVYTLELRDQGRQGFLLEPANILACSEEIWQGITQVIKKINA